In the genome of Cupriavidus taiwanensis, one region contains:
- a CDS encoding amino acid permease, translating into MSTQPSQPSSAGAPAPTLRRTLRARHLTMIAIGGSIGTGLFVASGATIAQAGPGGALAAYILIGAMVYFLMTSLGELAAYMPVSGSFATYGARYVDEGFGFALGWNYWYNWAVTIAVELAAAQLVMQYWFPDTPGVLWSALFLGLMFALNAISVRGFGEAEYWCALVKVVTVVAFIGIGTLMIFGILRGDMAASHGLANLTTGDAPFVGGLPALIGVAMIAGFSFQGTELIGVAAGESADPARNIPRAVRQVFWRILLFYVLAILIIGILIPYTDPSLLKSDVQTVGVSPFTLVFRHAGLAFAAGVMNAVILTAVLSAGNSGMYASTRMLYNLATEGRAPRVFARLTRNGVPLVALLATTAVGALCFLTSLFESKSVYLWLLNLSGMTGFIAWLGIAISHYRFRKGFVAQGHDLDRLPYRSPFFPYGPIFAFGLCLVVTLGQNYQAFTSGRIDWVSVAATYIGIPIFLLIWLGYRIARKTRFVPYAEMEFPALPARDAAVMRTVVPAAGE; encoded by the coding sequence ATGTCGACACAACCCTCCCAGCCTTCCTCCGCCGGCGCACCCGCGCCCACGCTGCGCCGCACCCTGCGCGCCCGCCATCTCACCATGATCGCCATCGGCGGCTCGATCGGCACCGGACTGTTCGTGGCCTCGGGCGCCACTATCGCGCAAGCCGGGCCCGGCGGCGCGCTGGCCGCCTATATCCTGATCGGCGCGATGGTGTATTTCCTGATGACCAGCCTGGGCGAGCTGGCGGCGTACATGCCGGTGTCGGGCTCGTTCGCCACCTATGGCGCGCGCTATGTCGACGAGGGCTTCGGCTTCGCGCTGGGCTGGAACTACTGGTACAACTGGGCCGTGACCATCGCGGTGGAACTGGCCGCGGCGCAGCTGGTGATGCAGTACTGGTTCCCGGACACGCCCGGCGTACTGTGGAGCGCGCTGTTCCTGGGCCTGATGTTCGCGCTCAATGCGATCTCGGTGCGCGGCTTCGGCGAGGCCGAATACTGGTGCGCGCTGGTCAAGGTGGTGACGGTGGTGGCCTTTATCGGCATCGGCACGCTGATGATCTTCGGCATCCTGCGCGGCGACATGGCGGCCAGCCACGGCCTGGCCAACCTGACCACCGGCGATGCCCCCTTCGTCGGCGGGCTGCCCGCGCTGATCGGCGTGGCCATGATCGCCGGCTTCTCGTTCCAGGGCACCGAGCTGATCGGCGTCGCCGCCGGCGAATCGGCCGATCCGGCCAGGAACATCCCGCGCGCCGTGCGCCAGGTATTCTGGCGCATCCTGCTGTTCTATGTGCTGGCGATCCTGATCATCGGCATCCTGATCCCCTACACCGACCCCAGCCTGCTCAAGAGCGACGTGCAAACCGTGGGCGTAAGCCCGTTCACGCTGGTGTTCCGCCATGCCGGCCTGGCCTTTGCCGCCGGCGTGATGAACGCGGTGATCCTGACCGCGGTGCTGTCGGCCGGCAACTCCGGCATGTATGCCTCGACCCGCATGCTGTACAACCTGGCCACCGAGGGCCGCGCGCCGCGCGTGTTTGCCCGGCTGACGCGCAACGGCGTGCCGCTGGTGGCGCTGCTGGCCACCACCGCGGTCGGCGCGCTGTGCTTTTTGACCTCGCTGTTCGAAAGCAAGTCGGTGTATCTGTGGCTGCTGAACCTGTCGGGCATGACCGGGTTCATTGCCTGGCTCGGCATCGCCATCAGCCATTACCGCTTCCGCAAGGGCTTTGTCGCCCAGGGGCATGACCTGGACCGGCTGCCCTATCGCTCGCCGTTCTTTCCCTACGGGCCGATCTTTGCCTTCGGGCTGTGCCTGGTCGTGACGCTGGGCCAGAACTACCAGGCCTTTACCAGCGGCAGGATCGACTGGGTCAGCGTGGCCGCGACCTATATCGGCATTCCGATCTTCCTGCTGATCTGGCTGGGCTACCGCATCGCGCGCAAGACGCGCTTCGTGCCCTATGCCGAGATGGAATTCCCCGCGCTGCCGGCCCGCGATGCCGCCGTAATGCGCACCGTCGTGCCCGCGGCCGGTGAATAG
- a CDS encoding amidohydrolase, with translation MKKAIRISLLALGAGMALGLPAHAAPTLVESVQGYTLQQDKVTRFSGLVFDQGKVLATGDAAALRTQYPGAQRIDGQGKTLLPGLIDAHGHVFRLGFKTTEISLSGTRTLAEAQGMIRAYGDKNPQRKWLLGYGWNQVNWKLGRFPTAAELDAAVSDRPVRLVRVDGHAAWLNTKALQAAGITRDTKDPAGGRIERDASGNPTGVLVDKAMALVNNVIPPYSDDDRRAALAAALAHMNALGLTAAGDAGVTVAEDRIYREFADQGKLTTRIYGMIRDTGDDFKALSAKGPLSGYGNDRYYLRAVKLYGDGALGSRGAALMAPYSDDHVHSGLLFMSDAAMQAAVKTAIKAGYQVNIHAIGDATNHQVLDAMEAAYKDVGGRELRNRVEHAQVIALPDIPRFKSLDLIASMQPTHATSDMNMAEDRVGKDRIKGAYAWQTLLRQGTVIAGGSDFPVESANPFYGLHAAVTRTDHEGRPIKGWHAEEAMTLPQAFRAFTLDAAYAQHQEKTLGSLEPGKWADFILVDQDLFKVKPADIWKTQVLQTWVAGERVYAKDGKR, from the coding sequence TTGAAGAAAGCAATCCGTATCAGCCTGCTGGCGCTTGGCGCCGGCATGGCCCTGGGCCTGCCCGCGCACGCCGCGCCCACGCTGGTGGAATCGGTGCAGGGCTATACCCTGCAGCAGGACAAGGTCACCCGCTTCAGCGGGCTGGTGTTCGACCAGGGCAAGGTGCTGGCCACCGGCGACGCCGCCGCCCTGCGCACGCAGTATCCGGGCGCGCAGCGCATCGACGGCCAGGGCAAGACCCTGCTGCCGGGCCTGATCGATGCCCACGGCCACGTGTTCCGCCTGGGCTTCAAGACCACCGAGATCTCGCTGTCGGGCACGCGCACGCTGGCCGAGGCGCAGGGCATGATCCGCGCCTATGGCGACAAGAACCCGCAGCGCAAATGGCTGCTGGGCTATGGCTGGAACCAGGTGAACTGGAAGCTGGGCCGCTTCCCGACGGCAGCCGAGCTTGACGCCGCCGTATCGGACCGCCCGGTGCGGCTGGTGCGCGTCGACGGCCACGCCGCGTGGCTGAACACCAAGGCGCTGCAGGCCGCCGGTATCACGCGCGACACCAAGGATCCGGCCGGCGGGCGCATCGAGCGCGATGCCAGCGGCAACCCCACCGGCGTGCTGGTCGACAAGGCCATGGCGCTGGTCAACAACGTGATCCCGCCGTACAGCGACGACGACCGCCGCGCCGCGCTGGCCGCCGCGCTGGCGCACATGAACGCGCTCGGCCTGACCGCCGCGGGCGACGCCGGCGTGACCGTCGCCGAAGACCGCATCTACCGCGAGTTCGCCGACCAGGGCAAGCTGACCACCCGCATCTACGGCATGATCCGCGACACCGGGGACGACTTCAAGGCGCTGTCGGCCAAGGGGCCGCTGTCGGGCTACGGCAACGACCGCTACTACCTGCGCGCGGTCAAGCTGTACGGCGACGGCGCCCTCGGCAGCCGCGGCGCCGCGCTGATGGCACCGTACTCGGACGACCACGTGCACAGCGGCCTGCTGTTCATGAGCGATGCCGCGATGCAGGCCGCGGTCAAGACCGCGATCAAGGCCGGCTACCAGGTCAACATCCACGCTATCGGCGACGCCACCAACCACCAGGTGCTGGACGCCATGGAAGCGGCGTACAAGGACGTGGGCGGGCGCGAACTGCGCAACCGCGTCGAGCACGCACAGGTGATCGCGCTGCCGGACATCCCGCGCTTCAAGTCGCTGGACCTGATCGCGTCGATGCAGCCCACCCACGCGACCAGCGACATGAACATGGCCGAAGACCGCGTCGGCAAGGACCGCATCAAGGGCGCCTATGCCTGGCAGACGCTGCTCAGGCAAGGCACCGTGATCGCGGGCGGCTCGGACTTCCCGGTGGAATCGGCCAATCCGTTCTACGGCCTGCACGCGGCGGTGACCCGCACCGACCATGAAGGCCGCCCGATCAAGGGCTGGCATGCGGAGGAAGCCATGACCCTGCCTCAGGCCTTCCGCGCCTTCACGCTGGACGCGGCCTACGCCCAGCACCAGGAGAAGACGCTGGGCTCGCTCGAGCCGGGCAAGTGGGCGGACTTTATCCTGGTCGACCAGGACCTGTTCAAGGTCAAGCCTGCCGATATCTGGAAGACGCAGGTGCTGCAGACGTGGGTGGCCGGAGAGCGCGTGTACGCGAAGGACGGCAAGCGGTAA
- a CDS encoding dioxygenase family protein gives MTSASAGGASAVSTAAPQSIPATPEALLEAVLKANAGTADARTRTILDALIRHAHAFASEVQLTYEELHAGLDFMVRIGQATGPKKHEGILLADILGLATLVLLMDAKAVLAAGGTEPALIGPFWRANQPVRPNGAHIATPDTTGDPLTVRGRVVSIDGTPIAGARIETWQAAPSGLYENQDEHQEDMNLRAVFETDAEGHFWFDSVRPSGYGVPIDGPCGELLKLQNRDHMRPAHLHFIAIAPGHKVLTTQIFDALDPYAFSDAAFGAVGSLLRDFEPDGNGGFRLDVELKLEPGETRLPKPPLP, from the coding sequence ATGACTTCTGCTTCCGCAGGCGGCGCCAGCGCCGTTTCCACGGCGGCCCCTCAATCGATTCCCGCCACCCCCGAGGCGCTGCTGGAAGCCGTGCTCAAGGCCAATGCCGGCACCGCCGACGCGCGTACCCGCACCATACTCGATGCCCTGATCCGGCATGCGCACGCGTTCGCGTCAGAGGTGCAGCTGACTTATGAAGAACTCCACGCCGGCCTGGACTTCATGGTCCGCATCGGCCAGGCCACCGGCCCGAAGAAGCACGAGGGCATCCTGCTCGCGGATATCCTCGGGCTTGCCACGCTGGTGCTGCTGATGGACGCCAAGGCCGTGCTGGCCGCCGGCGGCACCGAGCCCGCGCTGATCGGCCCGTTCTGGCGCGCCAACCAGCCGGTGCGGCCCAACGGCGCACATATCGCCACCCCTGACACCACTGGCGACCCGCTGACGGTGCGGGGCCGCGTGGTGTCGATCGACGGCACACCCATCGCCGGCGCGCGCATCGAGACCTGGCAGGCGGCGCCGAGCGGCCTCTACGAAAACCAGGACGAACACCAGGAAGACATGAACCTGCGTGCCGTGTTCGAGACCGATGCCGAAGGGCATTTCTGGTTCGACAGCGTGCGGCCGTCGGGCTATGGCGTGCCGATCGACGGCCCCTGCGGCGAACTGCTGAAGCTGCAGAACCGCGACCACATGCGCCCGGCGCACCTGCACTTCATCGCCATCGCGCCGGGGCACAAGGTGCTGACCACGCAGATCTTCGATGCGCTCGATCCTTATGCCTTCAGCGACGCCGCGTTCGGTGCGGTCGGCTCGCTGCTGCGCGATTTCGAACCGGATGGCAACGGGGGCTTCCGCCTCGATGTCGAGCTGAAGCTGGAGCCGGGCGAGACGCGCCTGCCCAAGCCGCCGCTGCCGTGA
- a CDS encoding cupin has translation MDPTPQEMEATRIARWGKVKPYGETFIESRLPGMKKNIYKIMNRGVLENKGVEPAIPGNHRFGVTFIEIPVGQGASLHAHKTEEVFCPLNGQMEVIWGEKGQYSLMLNQWDVISCPIGVMRGFRNPNDHALVVYSVVGGTDEECGRIAWHPDVVKAAESTGLVYGDDGYIKEGGADPAQPRTEG, from the coding sequence ATGGATCCCACCCCACAGGAAATGGAAGCCACCCGCATCGCGCGCTGGGGCAAGGTCAAGCCTTACGGCGAGACCTTCATCGAAAGCCGCCTGCCCGGGATGAAGAAGAACATCTACAAGATCATGAACCGCGGCGTGCTCGAGAACAAAGGCGTCGAGCCCGCGATCCCCGGCAACCACCGCTTCGGCGTGACCTTCATCGAAATCCCCGTCGGCCAGGGCGCCAGCCTGCACGCGCACAAGACCGAGGAAGTGTTCTGCCCGCTGAACGGCCAGATGGAAGTGATCTGGGGCGAAAAGGGCCAGTACTCGCTGATGCTGAACCAGTGGGACGTGATCTCCTGCCCGATCGGCGTGATGCGCGGCTTCCGCAACCCCAACGACCACGCGCTGGTGGTCTACTCAGTGGTGGGCGGCACCGACGAAGAATGCGGCCGCATCGCCTGGCACCCGGACGTGGTCAAGGCGGCCGAGTCCACCGGCCTGGTCTACGGCGACGACGGCTACATCAAGGAAGGCGGAGCGGACCCGGCGCAGCCGCGCACCGAAGGCTGA
- a CDS encoding TonB-dependent siderophore receptor yields MSRQVLRAARARAPQPRHLAVLAQLAVLAGFPATAALAQQAAAPADAASLPAVTVSASAADDSGLQLEKKASAGALGSRTQLDTPYSTTIVTGEDLAERQVAKLGDVFTMDASVSDNGNGYNSWSSYLSVRGLQIDWQNGFKINGLPFVAYGITLPYEHMEQVELLKGLPGFMYGFATPGGIVNYVTKKPTDTFTASFELGYRAANVWSEHVDLGGRAGPDNMFGYRLNATHEEGTPYNARNIRRDSVSLGLDARLTRDLTWTFDSIYQDRRATGQMPSFSLWSYGDTALPGAVSGRIRNFAGADQHLNTNLQLYSTGLRYQINPDWAVSTSYSFTKVNRSRNESTYNLLNQAGDYIDQRYDTAQNQQVGQWQAMLEGKFRTGPFGHQLVAGLSWQKQIDRYDNNGFGAVIGTGNIFVPNTNTYYSSTAFSKVRNSDITQKSVFASDTVQLTERWSVLAGLRVTNFEQNGYVPVTSSYSKNGVVTPTLALMFKPVPTATVYASYVEALEPGSIVPDGYTNARQLLSPIRSKQYEIGVKADQAAWSATAAAFRIERGAEYDSISGGVPTRQQDGTSIYQGLELAGVYRLGSQWEFGASAMYLDSYYDKGVANSGNRVAGAPGFIMAGRVSYRVPFVPGLRLGFDGKYTGSTKLNAGNTLEAGGYTVFNLGASYSTRVAGKDLTLRAALNNVTNKRYWGFQYENYIQPADPRSISLTARIAY; encoded by the coding sequence ATGAGCCGCCAAGTCCTTCGCGCCGCGCGAGCGCGCGCACCCCAACCTCGCCATCTCGCCGTGCTGGCGCAACTTGCCGTGCTCGCCGGTTTTCCGGCGACGGCCGCGCTGGCGCAGCAGGCCGCGGCGCCGGCCGATGCGGCATCGCTGCCGGCGGTGACCGTGAGCGCCTCGGCGGCGGACGATTCCGGCCTGCAGCTTGAGAAAAAGGCCAGCGCCGGCGCGCTGGGCTCGCGCACGCAACTGGACACGCCCTACTCCACCACCATCGTCACCGGCGAGGACCTGGCCGAGCGCCAGGTGGCCAAGCTGGGCGATGTATTCACCATGGACGCGTCGGTCAGCGACAACGGCAACGGCTACAACAGCTGGTCCAGCTACCTGAGCGTGCGCGGCCTGCAGATCGACTGGCAGAACGGCTTCAAGATCAACGGCCTGCCGTTCGTGGCCTACGGCATCACGCTGCCGTACGAGCACATGGAACAGGTGGAGTTGCTCAAGGGCCTGCCGGGCTTCATGTACGGCTTCGCCACGCCGGGCGGCATCGTCAACTACGTCACCAAGAAGCCGACCGACACCTTCACGGCATCGTTCGAGCTGGGCTACCGTGCCGCCAATGTCTGGAGCGAGCACGTCGACCTGGGCGGCCGCGCCGGCCCGGACAATATGTTCGGCTACCGCCTGAACGCGACGCACGAAGAAGGCACCCCGTACAACGCGCGCAATATCCGGCGCGACAGCGTGTCGCTGGGGCTGGACGCGCGCCTGACCAGGGACCTGACCTGGACCTTCGACTCGATCTACCAGGACCGCCGCGCCACGGGCCAGATGCCGTCGTTCAGCCTGTGGAGCTATGGCGATACGGCGCTGCCGGGCGCGGTGTCCGGGCGCATCCGCAACTTCGCCGGCGCCGACCAGCACCTGAACACCAACCTGCAGCTGTACAGCACCGGCCTGCGCTACCAGATCAATCCGGACTGGGCGGTCAGCACCAGCTACAGCTTTACCAAGGTCAACCGCAGCCGCAACGAAAGCACCTACAACCTGCTGAACCAGGCCGGCGACTACATCGACCAGCGCTACGACACCGCGCAGAACCAGCAGGTGGGCCAATGGCAGGCGATGCTGGAGGGCAAGTTCCGCACCGGCCCGTTCGGCCACCAGCTGGTGGCGGGCCTGTCGTGGCAGAAGCAGATCGACCGCTATGACAACAACGGCTTCGGCGCGGTCATCGGCACCGGCAATATCTTTGTGCCGAACACCAACACGTATTACAGCTCGACCGCCTTCAGCAAGGTGCGCAACAGCGACATCACGCAGAAGTCGGTGTTCGCCAGCGACACCGTGCAGCTGACCGAGCGCTGGTCGGTGCTGGCCGGCCTGCGCGTGACCAATTTCGAGCAGAACGGCTATGTGCCGGTCACCTCCAGCTACAGCAAGAACGGCGTGGTCACGCCGACGCTGGCGCTGATGTTCAAGCCGGTGCCCACCGCCACGGTCTATGCCAGCTATGTCGAAGCGCTGGAGCCCGGCTCGATCGTGCCGGACGGCTACACCAACGCGCGCCAGCTGCTCAGCCCGATCCGCAGCAAGCAGTATGAAATCGGCGTCAAGGCCGACCAGGCCGCGTGGAGCGCGACTGCCGCGGCCTTCCGCATCGAGCGCGGCGCCGAGTACGACAGCATCAGCGGCGGCGTGCCGACGCGCCAGCAGGACGGCACCTCGATCTACCAGGGCCTGGAGCTGGCGGGCGTGTACCGCCTGGGCTCGCAATGGGAGTTCGGCGCCAGCGCGATGTATCTCGATTCGTACTACGACAAGGGCGTCGCCAACAGCGGCAACCGCGTGGCCGGCGCGCCCGGCTTCATCATGGCCGGCCGCGTCAGCTACCGCGTGCCGTTTGTGCCGGGATTGCGCCTTGGCTTCGACGGCAAGTACACCGGCAGCACCAAGCTCAATGCGGGGAATACGCTCGAGGCCGGCGGCTATACGGTGTTCAATCTCGGGGCCAGCTACAGCACGCGCGTTGCGGGCAAGGACCTGACGTTGCGGGCGGCTCTGAACAACGTGACCAACAAGCGCTATTGGGGCTTCCAGTACGAGAACTACATCCAGCCGGCGGATCCGCGGAGCATCAGTTTGACGGCGAGGATTGCGTATTGA
- a CDS encoding NCS1 family nucleobase:cation symporter-1: MLQTTATPADAAQAQAGHAAHGNALIKPSYDERLTNEDLAPLRKQTWGTYNIFAFWMSDVHSVGGYITAGSLFALGLTSWQVLVSLLVGIVIVQYFCNLVAKPSQVTGTPYPVICRASFGVLGANIPAIIRGLIAVAWYGIQTYLASSAFLVLALHFFPSLAPYADVKLHGFAGLSTLGWAAFMVLWVLQALVFWTGMETIRKFIDWAGPAVYVVMIALAIWLVNKAGWENVNFTLSFVKYTGWEAVPVMLSAIALVVSYFSGPMLNFGDFSRYAKDFKSVKRGNFWGLPVNFLGFSLLTVITTSATLPVFGKLITDPVETVSHIDSTFAMLLGAFTFMTATIGINIVANFVSPAFDFSNVSPKHISWRTGGMIAAVASIFITPWNLYNNPQVIHYTLDVLGAFIGPLFGILIADYYLVRRQHVEVDDLYTLNPRGRYWYRNGFNPAAVATMIPAAIIPILCVVVPAWQAAANYSWFIGMGIALVLYRQLAPRMMPGHLGSRAATQA, from the coding sequence ATGCTGCAAACCACCGCAACACCCGCCGACGCAGCGCAGGCGCAGGCCGGGCATGCCGCACACGGCAACGCCCTGATCAAGCCCAGCTATGACGAACGCCTGACCAACGAGGACCTGGCGCCGCTGCGCAAGCAGACCTGGGGCACCTACAACATCTTTGCGTTCTGGATGTCCGATGTGCACAGCGTCGGTGGCTATATCACCGCGGGCAGCCTGTTCGCGCTGGGGCTGACCAGCTGGCAGGTGCTGGTGTCGCTGCTGGTGGGCATTGTCATCGTGCAATATTTCTGCAACCTGGTGGCCAAGCCCAGCCAGGTGACCGGCACGCCTTATCCGGTGATCTGCCGGGCCTCCTTCGGCGTGCTCGGCGCCAATATCCCGGCCATCATCCGCGGGCTGATCGCGGTGGCGTGGTACGGCATCCAGACCTACCTGGCATCCAGCGCATTCCTGGTGCTGGCGCTGCACTTCTTCCCGTCGCTGGCGCCGTATGCCGACGTCAAGCTGCACGGCTTCGCCGGGCTGTCGACACTGGGCTGGGCCGCGTTCATGGTGCTGTGGGTGCTGCAGGCGCTGGTGTTCTGGACCGGCATGGAGACCATCCGCAAGTTCATCGACTGGGCCGGCCCGGCGGTGTACGTGGTGATGATCGCGCTGGCGATCTGGCTGGTGAACAAGGCCGGCTGGGAGAACGTCAACTTCACGCTGAGCTTCGTCAAGTACACCGGCTGGGAAGCGGTGCCGGTGATGCTGAGCGCGATCGCGCTGGTGGTGTCGTACTTCTCCGGGCCGATGCTGAACTTCGGCGACTTCTCGCGCTATGCCAAGGATTTCAAGTCGGTCAAGCGCGGCAACTTCTGGGGCCTGCCGGTCAACTTCCTGGGCTTCTCGCTGCTGACCGTGATCACCACCTCGGCCACGCTGCCGGTGTTCGGCAAGCTGATCACCGATCCGGTGGAGACGGTGAGCCATATCGACAGCACCTTCGCCATGCTGCTGGGCGCGTTCACCTTCATGACCGCGACCATCGGCATCAACATCGTCGCCAACTTCGTGTCGCCGGCGTTCGACTTCTCCAACGTGTCGCCCAAGCACATCAGCTGGCGCACCGGCGGCATGATTGCCGCGGTGGCCTCGATCTTCATCACGCCCTGGAACCTGTACAACAACCCGCAGGTGATCCACTACACGCTGGATGTGCTGGGCGCCTTCATCGGCCCGCTGTTCGGCATCCTGATCGCCGACTATTACCTGGTGCGGCGCCAGCACGTGGAAGTCGACGACCTGTACACGCTGAACCCGCGCGGCCGCTACTGGTACCGCAATGGCTTCAACCCGGCGGCGGTGGCCACCATGATTCCCGCGGCCATCATCCCGATCCTGTGCGTGGTGGTGCCGGCCTGGCAGGCAGCGGCGAACTACAGCTGGTTTATCGGCATGGGCATTGCGCTGGTGCTGTACCGGCAGCTGGCGCCGCGCATGATGCCCGGGCACCTGGGCAGCCGCGCCGCCACCCAGGCGTGA
- a CDS encoding aspartate/glutamate racemase family protein yields MKLKIINPNTTQSMTDKIGQCAAAVAAPGTRISAVSPRMGPASIESHYDEALSVPGILDEILAGEQEGVDGYVIACFGDPGLYAAREVARGPVIGIAEAAMHMASVVGSSFSVVTTLARTCNIAWHLAERYGMKRFCNNVRACDLPVLELERPGSDARRIITEACRRALVEDRSECIVLGCAGMTDLCDEIADAIGAPVIDGVSCAVKLAEALVSVRLGTSKRGDWARPLPKAYAGMLAPYALN; encoded by the coding sequence ATGAAGCTGAAGATTATCAATCCCAATACCACCCAGAGCATGACCGACAAGATCGGGCAGTGCGCCGCCGCCGTGGCGGCCCCCGGCACGCGCATCAGCGCGGTCAGCCCGCGCATGGGCCCGGCTTCGATCGAAAGCCACTATGACGAAGCGCTGTCGGTGCCGGGCATCCTCGACGAGATCCTGGCCGGCGAGCAGGAAGGCGTGGATGGCTACGTCATCGCCTGCTTCGGCGACCCGGGCCTGTACGCCGCGCGCGAAGTGGCGCGCGGGCCGGTGATCGGCATCGCCGAGGCCGCCATGCACATGGCCAGCGTGGTCGGCAGCAGCTTCAGCGTGGTCACCACGCTGGCGCGCACCTGCAATATCGCCTGGCACCTGGCCGAGCGCTACGGCATGAAGCGCTTCTGCAACAACGTGCGCGCCTGCGACCTGCCGGTGCTGGAGCTGGAGCGCCCCGGCTCGGACGCGCGTCGCATCATCACCGAGGCCTGTCGCCGCGCGCTGGTGGAAGACCGCAGCGAATGCATCGTGCTCGGCTGCGCCGGCATGACCGACCTGTGCGACGAGATCGCCGACGCCATCGGCGCGCCGGTGATCGACGGCGTCTCGTGCGCGGTCAAGCTGGCCGAGGCGCTGGTCTCGGTGCGCCTGGGCACCAGCAAGCGCGGCGACTGGGCGCGGCCGCTGCCCAAGGCGTATGCCGGCATGCTGGCGCCCTATGCACTGAACTGA
- the puuE gene encoding allantoinase PuuE: MLHTRYPRDLTGYGAQPPHARWPGGARIAVQFVLNYEEGGENCVLHGDAGSEQFLSEIVGAAAYPDRHMSMEGIYEYGSRAGVWRILREFEKRGLPLTIFGVSMALQRHPELTRAFVELGHEIACHGWRWIHYQNIDEATEREHMRIGMQIIKDLTGALPLGWYTGRDSPNTRRLVVEHGGFLYDSDYYGDDLPFWTEVEVSGGERKPHLVVPYTLDSNDMRFATPQGFNTGEQFFQYLKDAFDVLYEEGDPAGQDSPKMLSVGMHCRLLGRPGRFRALQRFLDYVQGHDKVWICRRVDIARHWAQVHPFQARDAAAQARTACQETAAA, translated from the coding sequence ATGCTCCACACACGTTATCCCCGCGACCTGACCGGATACGGTGCCCAGCCGCCCCACGCACGCTGGCCTGGCGGCGCGCGCATCGCCGTGCAGTTCGTCCTCAATTACGAAGAAGGCGGCGAAAACTGCGTGCTGCACGGCGACGCCGGCTCCGAGCAGTTCCTCTCCGAGATCGTCGGCGCCGCGGCCTACCCGGACCGCCACATGAGCATGGAGGGCATCTACGAATACGGCTCGCGCGCCGGCGTCTGGCGCATCCTGCGCGAATTCGAAAAACGCGGCCTGCCGCTGACCATCTTCGGCGTGTCGATGGCGCTGCAGCGCCATCCGGAACTGACCCGGGCCTTCGTCGAACTGGGCCACGAGATCGCCTGCCACGGCTGGCGCTGGATCCACTACCAGAACATCGACGAAGCCACCGAGCGCGAGCACATGCGCATCGGCATGCAGATCATCAAGGACCTGACCGGCGCGCTGCCGCTGGGCTGGTACACCGGCCGCGACAGTCCCAACACGCGCCGGCTGGTGGTCGAGCATGGCGGCTTCCTGTACGACTCGGACTACTACGGCGACGACCTGCCGTTCTGGACCGAGGTCGAAGTCAGCGGCGGCGAGAGGAAGCCGCACCTGGTGGTGCCGTACACGCTGGATTCGAACGACATGCGCTTCGCCACGCCGCAGGGCTTCAACACCGGCGAGCAGTTCTTCCAGTACCTGAAGGATGCGTTCGACGTGCTGTATGAAGAAGGCGATCCCGCGGGACAGGACAGCCCCAAGATGCTGTCGGTCGGCATGCACTGCCGCCTGCTCGGCCGCCCGGGCCGCTTCCGCGCGCTGCAGCGTTTCCTCGATTACGTGCAGGGACACGACAAGGTGTGGATCTGCCGCCGTGTCGATATCGCCCGGCACTGGGCGCAGGTGCATCCGTTCCAGGCGCGGGACGCGGCTGCCCAGGCGCGCACCGCCTGCCAGGAAACCGCCGCCGCCTGA